The following proteins are encoded in a genomic region of Sphingobium amiense:
- a CDS encoding ParB/RepB/Spo0J family partition protein, with protein MIQTIKLAKLRLSPINVRTAPDEQLQIEPMAASIEAKGVLQNLLVTPAKKPRGTFEVFDGGRRWRALRLLAERGTISEADFDVPVMILTGDDAELSETSTATNFHQLKMTPAEECRAFQHFIGSTGDLDAVAKRFGVTRRFVEGRLRLASLAAPIFDALSKSEITLDIAKAYASTESHDKQLLVWNSYQNGHVTADTIRRVIANETLKASDPIAILVGEERYRAAGGKVDGDLFTDGNDRWNNPEIAHRLAGDIMEAEARRIGEETGLAWIRPIASNYAHNAAHGLYRAILQPPALTEEQSARLGEIEARRAELEAEMQDESISPDAYKALDQEDDRLIAEAEAIEHRAPVLPDELRPHVGAFLLLTPQGEMRLDTQFYSEQELIVEEPDAIDDAGGGNPGEPDEGGAGRFRVGVKDSPEPARRPEAVAPGGKPLSNRLYDELAIQRRDILASCLLAQPALALDYALFVMIDARVFAGGGSADEIVQYGTTICADAPQDPVTADLPGSRARSYLAEAHDGLDAGWCDHDHEIDRFEGFRALDDDSKAQWLAYIVAMSIEAKPRGASGQVAIHNRLASILEIDVASWWRPTAENFFDRVNKGSILSLLHDVGGGALTARHATLKKAEISESCEKLFAGAAIVEPETKDAVLAWVPDAMRFGAAAPCPTDRLGGEPDRSALSDDHMAEGASVADDTVIEPVEA; from the coding sequence GTGATCCAGACCATCAAACTCGCCAAGCTGCGGCTCTCGCCGATCAACGTCCGTACCGCACCGGACGAACAGCTTCAGATTGAACCCATGGCCGCCAGTATCGAGGCCAAGGGCGTCCTTCAGAATCTGCTCGTCACGCCCGCCAAAAAGCCGCGCGGCACCTTCGAGGTCTTCGATGGCGGACGCCGTTGGCGCGCGCTTCGCCTGCTCGCCGAGCGCGGTACGATCTCGGAAGCCGATTTCGATGTCCCCGTCATGATCCTTACCGGCGACGATGCCGAATTGTCCGAAACGTCCACGGCGACCAACTTCCATCAGCTCAAGATGACCCCCGCCGAGGAATGCCGCGCCTTTCAGCACTTCATCGGCTCGACCGGCGATCTCGATGCTGTCGCAAAGCGTTTCGGCGTGACACGTCGCTTCGTCGAGGGGCGCCTGCGCCTCGCCTCGCTGGCAGCGCCGATCTTCGACGCCTTGAGCAAAAGCGAGATCACGCTCGACATCGCCAAAGCCTATGCGTCGACCGAAAGCCACGACAAGCAGCTTCTGGTCTGGAACAGCTACCAGAATGGCCACGTAACGGCCGACACCATCCGCCGCGTCATCGCCAATGAGACGCTCAAGGCCAGCGATCCGATCGCGATTCTGGTCGGCGAGGAGCGGTATCGCGCGGCAGGCGGCAAGGTCGATGGCGACCTCTTCACCGACGGCAACGACCGCTGGAACAATCCCGAGATCGCGCACCGTCTCGCCGGCGACATCATGGAGGCCGAAGCGAGACGCATCGGTGAGGAGACGGGCCTTGCCTGGATCAGGCCGATCGCCAGCAACTACGCCCACAACGCCGCCCACGGCCTCTACCGTGCCATCCTGCAGCCGCCCGCGCTCACCGAGGAGCAATCCGCCCGCCTTGGCGAGATCGAGGCGCGCCGCGCCGAGCTCGAGGCCGAAATGCAGGACGAATCCATCTCGCCCGATGCCTACAAGGCCCTGGACCAGGAGGATGACCGACTGATCGCCGAGGCCGAGGCGATCGAGCATCGCGCGCCCGTGCTGCCAGATGAGCTGCGGCCGCATGTCGGCGCGTTTCTGCTTCTGACGCCGCAGGGCGAGATGCGTCTCGACACCCAATTTTATAGCGAGCAGGAGCTCATCGTCGAAGAACCCGACGCGATCGATGATGCGGGCGGCGGAAATCCCGGCGAACCCGACGAGGGCGGGGCGGGCAGGTTTCGCGTCGGCGTGAAGGATTCGCCCGAGCCAGCTCGCCGACCCGAAGCTGTGGCACCTGGCGGCAAGCCGCTCAGCAATCGGCTCTACGACGAGCTTGCCATACAACGCCGCGATATTCTCGCATCCTGTCTGCTCGCTCAGCCGGCGCTCGCGCTCGATTACGCGCTGTTCGTCATGATCGACGCCCGGGTTTTCGCCGGCGGCGGTTCTGCCGACGAGATCGTTCAATATGGCACCACCATCTGCGCTGATGCCCCGCAGGATCCCGTCACGGCGGATTTGCCCGGCTCACGCGCCCGGTCCTACCTGGCCGAAGCGCATGATGGCCTTGATGCCGGATGGTGCGACCACGATCACGAAATCGATCGGTTCGAAGGGTTTCGCGCGCTCGATGACGACAGCAAGGCGCAGTGGCTGGCCTATATCGTTGCCATGTCGATCGAGGCCAAGCCGCGCGGGGCCAGCGGCCAGGTCGCGATCCACAATCGATTGGCCTCGATCCTCGAGATCGACGTTGCGAGCTGGTGGCGTCCGACCGCGGAAAACTTCTTCGATCGGGTCAACAAGGGCAGCATTTTGAGCCTGCTTCATGACGTCGGCGGCGGCGCGCTGACGGCTCGGCACGCCACCCTGAAGAAGGCGGAGATCTCGGAGAGCTGTGAAAAACTCTTCGCCGGGGCGGCCATTGTCGAGCCCGAGACGAAGGACGCTGTGCTCGCATGGGTGCCGGACGCGATGCGCTTTGGTGCTGCGGCCCCGTGCCCGACCGATCGTCTCGGTGGCGAGCCGGATCGCTCTGCGTTGTCGGATGATCACATGGCGGAAGGCGCTTCGGTCGCGGACGATACGGTGATCGAGCCGGTCGAAGCCTGA
- a CDS encoding tyrosine-type recombinase/integrase, which yields MMNAQIERYVALHRSFGRKFDAQERWLRLFASYANDLGDRHIKVERIYDWCRSASSQNVARDRFDHLRRFCLYAHAEDQQHQVPPAGVFGRGKRRRPTPHIIEPEQLRAIMQAALDLPPKGKISPHTYHYLFGLLATTGLRISEALALQCNDVVDDGLVIRNGKFGKQRLLPIQPSTREALDTYLSIRRRLNARGDDLFVTTRGRAPHQTVVHIVFVRLARKLGFRGPTGTKGIRVHDLRHTFAVRSLESCQHDREAIRHHLAALSTYLGHTDVANTYWYLEATPVLLRDIAAAGEQLFRGDAA from the coding sequence ATGATGAACGCTCAGATCGAACGCTATGTCGCGTTACATCGCAGTTTCGGCCGCAAGTTTGACGCGCAGGAACGGTGGCTCCGTCTCTTTGCCAGCTATGCCAACGACCTCGGCGATCGGCACATCAAAGTCGAGCGGATCTACGATTGGTGCCGATCGGCCAGTTCCCAGAACGTGGCCCGGGACAGGTTCGACCACCTCCGCCGCTTCTGCCTCTATGCCCATGCCGAGGATCAGCAGCATCAGGTGCCGCCAGCAGGCGTCTTCGGAAGAGGGAAGCGACGCCGCCCGACACCACATATCATCGAGCCCGAACAACTCAGAGCGATCATGCAGGCCGCCCTTGATCTTCCGCCCAAAGGCAAGATCAGCCCGCATACTTACCACTACCTGTTCGGCCTGCTGGCGACGACCGGCCTGCGGATATCCGAGGCGCTCGCACTCCAGTGTAATGATGTGGTCGACGACGGCCTCGTTATCCGGAACGGCAAATTCGGCAAGCAACGCCTCCTGCCGATCCAGCCATCAACGCGAGAGGCGCTCGATACGTATCTCAGCATTCGCAGAAGGCTGAACGCCCGCGGCGATGATCTGTTCGTCACCACGAGAGGCCGGGCGCCACACCAGACGGTCGTTCACATCGTCTTCGTCAGATTGGCTCGTAAGCTGGGTTTCCGCGGTCCGACCGGAACCAAGGGCATTCGCGTCCACGACCTGAGGCACACCTTCGCCGTTCGGTCGCTGGAGTCCTGCCAGCACGATCGGGAGGCGATCCGGCATCACTTAGCAGCGCTCAGCACCTATCTTGGCCATACGGATGTAGCCAACACATACTGGTATCTCGAAGCAACACCGGTCCTCCTTCGTGACATCGCCGCAGCAGGTGAGCAGCTTTTCCGAGGAGACGCAGCATGA
- a CDS encoding tyrosine-type recombinase/integrase encodes MTALATHLAAFLREHLPRERNVSPHTVTTYANCFALLVRFAANHLKRRPTDLTIEDFDPALIMAFLDHSEEARKNSPRTRNARLAAIRAFFRYVEYRVPACLDLALRVRAVPTKRTDTTLIDYLTRDEITALLDAPDPQSRLGTRDRAMLHLAYAGGLRVAELLSLQMQDFPERSLATVHIIGKGRRERILPLWRETQASLRAWLAVRPQCQAMEIFLNAHGEPMTRDGFAFRLAKHVATAAKKQPSLLRKRVTPHVLRHSCAMHTLAATGDIRKVALWLGHASIQSTEAYLRADPEEKLQILAAHGSPLVKPGRFRPPADPLIMMLNDVRKRASPRGRSAPGIQSP; translated from the coding sequence ATGACCGCGCTCGCCACCCATCTCGCTGCGTTCCTGCGCGAACATCTGCCTCGCGAACGCAACGTCAGCCCACATACGGTGACGACCTACGCGAACTGCTTCGCGCTTCTGGTCCGGTTCGCAGCCAACCACCTGAAGCGGCGCCCCACCGACTTGACGATTGAGGATTTCGATCCCGCGCTGATCATGGCGTTTCTCGACCATTCGGAGGAGGCAAGGAAGAACAGTCCCAGAACCCGCAATGCCAGGCTTGCGGCGATCCGGGCGTTCTTCCGTTACGTCGAGTATCGCGTCCCAGCCTGCCTCGATCTCGCGCTGCGTGTACGTGCCGTGCCGACAAAGCGGACCGACACGACCCTGATCGACTATCTGACGCGGGACGAGATCACCGCGCTGCTCGATGCACCCGATCCTCAGTCTCGCCTGGGCACCCGGGATCGCGCCATGTTGCACCTCGCCTACGCTGGCGGTCTGCGGGTCGCCGAGTTGTTGTCGCTACAGATGCAGGACTTTCCGGAACGCTCGCTCGCAACGGTCCACATCATTGGCAAGGGGCGGCGCGAACGCATCCTCCCTCTCTGGCGCGAGACACAGGCAAGTCTTCGGGCCTGGCTTGCTGTTCGCCCGCAATGTCAGGCGATGGAGATATTTCTGAACGCTCATGGCGAGCCGATGACGCGCGACGGATTTGCGTTCAGGCTCGCCAAGCATGTAGCCACGGCGGCGAAGAAGCAGCCGTCGCTGCTGCGCAAGCGGGTCACGCCCCACGTGCTCCGGCATTCCTGCGCGATGCACACGCTCGCTGCGACCGGCGACATCCGCAAAGTGGCGCTCTGGCTTGGGCATGCCAGTATCCAGAGCACGGAAGCCTATCTGCGGGCCGACCCCGAGGAAAAGCTGCAAATCCTCGCTGCGCATGGGTCGCCATTGGTCAAGCCAGGCCGCTTCAGGCCGCCAGCGGATCCGCTGATCATGATGCTCAACGACGTTCGAAAACGAGCATCGCCCCGGGGCCGTAGCGCGCCTGGCATCCAGTCACCTTAA
- a CDS encoding tyrosine-type recombinase/integrase codes for MVAVPDDIDHLDTALADYATFLVQEHYSAASIKSYRSEAAHFAAWMRVSRLRWQDVTDKHVALYAGHSCRCPVYRKRGTLIGHHGPLRRSKGARRFLGFLRDRQILPQAESQPYEDEDLTAYKAWLKAHCGSSAATIRRYSDEVKRWYLLLGPPSDLDAATIRRIVSHRITEVPGSAPTVAGIIRSYVRFLVSRGECDAALQHAFPPIRRYRLGTLPRYMDEATVEGIIASCKTDTAVEIRDKAIILLLARLGLRAGDIWQLRLADIDWNEGCLRVCGKSRRPDRLPLPQDVGDAILDYIERARPPIDEERLFVRVQPPFRPFNSSAEIAGIVARVFHRGAIEGVPTGAHAFRHSLATRMLRAGAGLESVGTILRHRSPATTAIYAKVDVPMLLKVAQDWPGDAA; via the coding sequence ATGGTCGCCGTGCCCGATGATATCGATCATCTGGACACGGCGTTGGCGGATTACGCGACATTCCTCGTGCAGGAGCATTACAGCGCGGCGAGCATCAAGAGCTACCGTTCGGAGGCAGCGCACTTTGCCGCGTGGATGCGCGTTTCTCGCCTGCGCTGGCAGGATGTCACTGATAAGCATGTTGCCTTGTATGCTGGCCACAGCTGTCGTTGCCCGGTTTACCGCAAGCGCGGAACGCTGATCGGCCATCACGGTCCGTTACGCCGCAGTAAGGGCGCGCGGCGCTTCCTTGGATTTTTGCGCGACCGGCAGATACTTCCGCAGGCAGAGAGCCAACCGTATGAAGACGAGGATCTGACAGCCTATAAGGCTTGGCTGAAGGCCCATTGCGGCAGTTCGGCTGCGACGATCCGTCGTTACAGCGACGAAGTGAAGCGCTGGTATTTGTTGCTCGGTCCGCCATCGGATCTGGACGCGGCTACCATCAGAAGAATCGTTAGCCACCGCATCACCGAGGTGCCCGGTTCTGCACCGACCGTCGCCGGCATCATACGGAGCTATGTGCGCTTTCTTGTCTCACGCGGGGAGTGTGACGCGGCGTTGCAACATGCCTTTCCGCCCATCAGGCGCTATCGGCTCGGCACCCTGCCACGCTATATGGACGAGGCGACGGTCGAGGGGATCATTGCGTCCTGCAAAACCGATACTGCGGTCGAGATTCGTGACAAGGCCATCATCCTTCTACTTGCCAGGCTCGGCCTGCGAGCCGGTGACATTTGGCAGCTCCGTCTAGCGGATATCGACTGGAACGAAGGATGTCTGAGGGTATGCGGCAAGAGCAGGCGGCCCGATCGCCTGCCGCTGCCCCAGGATGTAGGGGATGCGATCCTCGACTATATCGAGCGGGCCCGCCCACCGATAGACGAGGAGCGGTTGTTCGTTCGGGTGCAACCTCCATTCCGGCCGTTCAACTCGTCGGCCGAGATCGCAGGCATCGTAGCGCGTGTATTCCATCGGGGCGCCATCGAGGGCGTGCCGACGGGTGCCCATGCCTTCCGGCATTCTCTGGCAACACGGATGCTGCGCGCCGGCGCCGGCCTTGAATCGGTCGGCACGATCCTGCGCCACCGTTCCCCGGCGACCACCGCCATCTACGCCAAGGTCGACGTCCCGATGCTGCTCAAGGTCGCTCAGGATTGGCCGGGAGACGCGGCATGA
- a CDS encoding tyrosine-type recombinase/integrase, protein MTKSNPFPALLRAFFQEWLAEQRSASVHTIRSYRDTWRLLLRFIAERKGGGVARITLADVSAGEVRAFLHHTEHGRKSTIGTRNCRLAAIRSFFSYVADKDPEYIAQCAEVLTVPLKREPTAAPCYLETGEVEAILAQPDRSTIEGMRDHVLLSFLYNSGARIQEALDLCTDAIRFDAPNFVRLYGKGRKERICPLWPETVTLLRKLLERQPRGAEERIFVNRYGEPLGASGVRFKLAAYVEEAAKSMPTLRSKHVTPHSFRHATAVHLVAAGVDITVIRSWLGHVSLDTTNHYAQANLETKRKALEQVGAPAASNVPPSWKRDASLMEWLDTL, encoded by the coding sequence ATGACGAAGAGCAATCCGTTCCCCGCGTTGTTGCGGGCGTTCTTCCAGGAATGGTTGGCCGAGCAACGCAGTGCTTCGGTTCATACGATCCGGTCTTACCGCGACACCTGGCGATTGTTGCTTCGGTTTATCGCGGAGCGAAAAGGCGGCGGGGTTGCGCGGATCACGCTGGCCGATGTCTCGGCCGGCGAGGTGCGCGCGTTCCTCCATCATACCGAGCATGGGCGCAAAAGCACAATCGGCACGCGAAACTGCCGGCTCGCAGCGATCCGCAGCTTCTTCAGCTACGTGGCGGACAAGGATCCCGAATACATTGCGCAATGCGCCGAGGTCCTGACCGTCCCGCTGAAGCGGGAGCCCACCGCTGCACCCTGCTATCTCGAGACGGGGGAGGTCGAGGCGATCCTTGCTCAGCCCGACCGATCGACAATCGAGGGGATGCGCGACCATGTGTTGCTCTCGTTCCTCTACAACAGCGGCGCGCGCATCCAGGAAGCTCTCGACCTCTGTACCGACGCGATCCGGTTCGACGCACCGAACTTCGTGCGTCTTTACGGCAAGGGGCGCAAGGAACGCATCTGTCCGCTCTGGCCAGAAACAGTGACGTTGCTCCGGAAGTTGTTGGAACGCCAACCACGTGGGGCAGAAGAGCGAATCTTCGTGAATCGATACGGTGAGCCCCTGGGCGCCTCCGGGGTGCGGTTCAAGTTGGCCGCCTATGTTGAGGAAGCCGCCAAATCCATGCCGACGCTTCGGTCCAAACATGTGACGCCGCACAGCTTCCGGCATGCCACCGCCGTTCACCTTGTCGCTGCCGGGGTCGACATCACCGTCATCCGCAGTTGGCTTGGACACGTCAGCCTCGATACGACCAACCACTACGCACAGGCCAATCTGGAGACCAAACGAAAGGCGCTTGAACAGGTAGGCGCGCCGGCGGCGAGCAACGTCCCACCATCGTGGAAACGCGATGCCAGCCTGATGGAATGGCTCGACACCCTGTGA
- a CDS encoding strawberry notch C-terminal domain-containing protein, which produces MRVFTDDTGTQRSEPMTDETGNPVYNPEAEAARALMIEHLCALPPIMSALDGILEHFGHDRVAEVTGRTKRLISTGDGRQKLETRSTRTSQAEAAAFMQGLKRVLIFSDAGGTGRSYHASMDVPNQEQRVHLLLEPGWRADRAIQGLGRTHRTHQASTPLFRPVTTDCKGELRFTSTIARRLDSLGALTRGQRQTGGQNLFDPADNLESEYACAALVTWFHLLVDGKLKSISHSEFEDRTGLELCDKDGVLKEELPPIQRWLNRILALPIGLQNSIFDEFLSLVETRVSAAREAGRLDVGVETILVDSATLIDDTLLRTDPVSGATSHLLTIEIARRRTPVTLERVLRIADSDSTAVFLLNAKSGMVALQTRARALMEEKDGTPIPRFELTRPTRREYIREHELFESAWKIVDRDAFCAKWQAEADEAANKVDTETIRLATGLLLPIWSALPSDHLVVNRIADKAGNSWLGRLVFDEHVVQLFTKLGIDRAENLPPSDIIKSAHSGRSVDVARPFPMTIRRAMVNRNHRIEIVGAPSDQLAWLKSLGCFTEIIQYRTRVFLPVSIAADILGRILADPG; this is translated from the coding sequence ATGCGCGTCTTCACCGACGACACAGGCACGCAGCGCTCCGAGCCGATGACGGACGAGACGGGTAATCCCGTCTACAATCCCGAAGCCGAAGCTGCCCGCGCGCTGATGATCGAGCATCTTTGCGCATTGCCGCCGATCATGTCGGCGCTCGACGGCATCCTGGAGCATTTCGGGCATGATCGTGTCGCGGAAGTCACTGGGCGGACAAAACGCCTAATCTCGACGGGCGACGGCCGGCAGAAGCTGGAAACCCGTTCGACCCGTACCAGTCAGGCCGAGGCCGCGGCCTTCATGCAGGGGCTGAAGCGCGTCCTCATTTTCTCGGACGCCGGCGGGACGGGGCGATCCTATCACGCATCAATGGACGTGCCGAACCAGGAGCAACGCGTCCATCTGTTGCTCGAGCCGGGCTGGCGCGCGGACCGCGCCATTCAGGGCCTTGGCCGAACCCATCGGACCCATCAGGCGAGCACGCCACTGTTCCGGCCCGTCACGACCGACTGCAAAGGCGAACTCCGCTTCACCAGCACGATTGCGAGGCGGCTCGACAGCCTCGGCGCACTCACACGGGGTCAGCGCCAGACCGGCGGTCAGAATCTCTTCGACCCGGCTGATAATCTGGAGAGCGAATATGCTTGCGCTGCGCTGGTGACGTGGTTCCACTTGCTGGTCGATGGCAAGCTCAAGAGCATCTCGCATTCGGAATTCGAGGATCGGACCGGTCTCGAGCTCTGCGACAAGGACGGCGTCCTGAAAGAGGAACTGCCGCCCATCCAGCGATGGCTAAATCGCATCCTCGCGCTTCCCATCGGCCTGCAGAACAGCATCTTCGATGAGTTTCTGTCCCTGGTCGAGACACGGGTATCGGCGGCGAGGGAGGCTGGCCGGCTCGATGTCGGTGTCGAGACGATCCTCGTCGATTCCGCCACCTTGATCGACGACACACTGCTCCGGACCGACCCGGTCAGCGGGGCGACGTCGCACTTGCTGACCATCGAGATCGCGCGGCGGCGGACCCCTGTCACCTTGGAGCGCGTGCTGCGTATCGCCGACAGCGATAGCACCGCCGTATTTCTGCTCAACGCCAAGTCGGGGATGGTCGCGCTGCAGACCCGCGCCCGAGCGCTCATGGAGGAGAAGGACGGAACGCCGATCCCGCGCTTCGAGCTGACGAGGCCGACCCGGCGGGAATATATCCGCGAGCATGAGCTCTTCGAGAGCGCCTGGAAAATAGTCGATCGGGACGCCTTCTGCGCGAAATGGCAGGCCGAAGCCGATGAAGCGGCGAACAAGGTCGACACCGAGACGATCCGCCTCGCGACCGGCTTGCTTCTGCCGATCTGGTCGGCGCTGCCCAGCGATCATCTGGTGGTCAACCGCATCGCTGACAAAGCGGGAAATAGCTGGCTCGGCCGCCTCGTTTTCGACGAGCACGTTGTCCAGCTTTTCACCAAGCTCGGCATCGATCGCGCCGAGAACCTGCCGCCCTCGGACATCATCAAATCGGCCCATTCCGGTCGAAGCGTTGATGTTGCCCGCCCATTCCCCATGACGATCCGCCGCGCGATGGTGAACCGAAATCATCGCATCGAGATAGTCGGGGCGCCGTCGGATCAGCTCGCCTGGCTGAAATCCTTGGGCTGCTTCACCGAGATCATTCAGTACCGGACACGGGTGTTCCTTCCGGTGAGCATCGCCGCCGACATCCTTGGGCGCATTCTCGCCGATCCTGGGTGA